The region GCACGATCTGCTGGTAGATGGGCTTCAGCTCCTCCAGCGACTGCTTGCTGGTGACCGAGAAGACCAGGATGAAGGCATGGCCCTTGGAGATGGACAGGCGCTGCATGGCCGGGAACTGGTGGCTGCCGGTGGTGTCGGTGATCTGCAGCGTGCACACGCTCTTGTCGCAGCTGATCACCTGCCGGTAGGTGTCCTCGATGGTGGGGATGTAGGTGTCGCGGAAGGTCCCCTTGACGAAGCGCAGCACCAGCGAGCTCTTGCCCACGCCGCCGGCTCCGAACACCACCACGCGGTAATCGTTGCTCTGCTCCGGCATTTTGGCCCCGCGGTCGCTGCGGGGGCACAGG is a window of Agelaius phoeniceus isolate bAgePho1 chromosome 29, bAgePho1.hap1, whole genome shotgun sequence DNA encoding:
- the DIRAS1 gene encoding GTP-binding protein Di-Ras1, producing MPEQSNDYRVVVFGAGGVGKSSLVLRFVKGTFRDTYIPTIEDTYRQVISCDKSVCTLQITDTTGSHQFPAMQRLSISKGHAFILVFSVTSKQSLEELKPIYQQIVQIKGSVESIPIMLVGNKCDETQREVESREGEAMAKEWKCAFMETSAKMNYNVKELFQELLNLEKRRNVSLTIDGKRSSKQKRTDKIKGKCSIM